In Chlorobiota bacterium, the sequence CCGCCAAGATGGCCCCAATCGCTTATACATCAACAATGGGAATCTTACCTTTACCGAGCGTGCAAAAGATTTCGGATTGGCATACAGCCCCAGCAGCACCCACTCCGCATTTTTCGATTATGACCGCGATGGCGATTTGGACGTGTATATCCTTGTCAATGGCGACGCACGCGGCGAAAATTATACGCGGAAAGGATTAACCGACCGCCTGTTTCGCAACAATGGGAACAACACCTTCACCGATGTCTCGACCGAAGCAGGAATTAACGACCGTGGCTACGGGCTTGGCGTGAGCGTGGGCGATTTAAACGATGACCAATGGCCCGACCTGTTCATTACCAATGATTTTGAAGAGCGGGATATTATTTATCTCAACAATCAGAATGGAACGTTCACCAACTCCACGAAATCCGTCACAAAACACACCACGGAATTCGGCATGGGGAACGACATTGCCGATTTTGATAACGACGGACATTTGGACATTGTGGCGGTGGATATGCTCCCCGAGGACCACAAACGATTGCACGGGCACATGGGAAGCCAATCGGTCTATAGCCCCTTGTTCGACAGCACGCAGTTGATGCGGAATATCCTGCTGCACAATCGTGGCAACGGAACCTTTGCCGATATCGCCTTTCTTTCCGGCATTGCCGAAACCGATTGGAGCTGGGCCTGCCTGCTGGAAGATTTAGACAACGACGGATTTAAGGACCTGTACGTTGCCAACGGCTACAAACGCGACGTTAGCAACCTTGACGTGATCAATAATTTCAGCCGAACGATGATGGATAAAGTTTCGGCAGTGAAATTGGTCCCGACCACTCGGCTGCAGAATTACGTCTTCCGCAATAATGGGAACCTCACCTTCAGCAAAATCACCGATCAATGGGGGTTTTCGCAAGTGATAAACACCAACGGCGCAGCCTTTGCCGACCTTGACCGCGACGGCGATCTTGATTTAGTGCTGAACAACCTTGACTCGGTTGCCTATATCTACCGCAGCAACGCAGTCGAGAATCACGTGGGGAATTATTTGCGGATAAAACTCAACGGAAAAACTCCAAACGCCGAAGGAATTGGGGCGCGAATTGATCTGTGGGCAAATGGTGGCCACCAAGTTCGCGAAGCATACCGCACACGCGGCTACCTTTCTTCGGTGGAACCAATCCCCAATTTTGGAATTGGCAAGGCCACCACTGTTGATTCGGTTCGTGTGATCTGGAGCGATGGAACGGAGCAGATGCTCCGGAACGTTGCCGCCAACCAAGTGCTGGCGTTAAATCAATCGGAGGCCAGCAAATCGACACCGCAGGCAAAGCCGCAAATGCCAGCATTATTCACCGAAATAACCGCCGAAAACGGATTGCATTTTAACCACCGCGAGAACATCAAATGGGATGATTTCGAGCGGGAACGGTTGCTCCCCAATCGGCTTTCGCGAAATGGGCCCGGAATTGCCGTTGGCGATATTAACGGCGATAGCCGGGAGGACGTGTTCGTTGGTGGAGGGAAATTCCAGCCCGGAAAAATCTTCATTCAACTGGACGAAGGGAAATTCCAGCCGCTTCAGCAACCAAGCATCGCTGCCGACTCGATGAGCGAAGATATGGGCGCGCTGTTTTTTGATGCCGATGGCGATAACGACCTTGATCTGTACGTTGTCAGCGGCGGGAATGAATACCAAGCAGAGAGCCCAGAGCTACAGGATCGGCTGTATTTCAACGATGGCAAAGGGAATTTCAAGAAAAATACCGACGCGCTGCCGCGGATGCTCACCAGCAGCTCATCAGTTATTGCTGCCGATTACGACGGCGATAACGACCTTGATTTGTTTGTTGCGGGACGGTGCATTCCCGGGCAATATCCGCTGAATCCGCGCAGCTATTTGCTGAATAACACCAAAGGGAAATTCAGCGACGTCACGGCAAAAATTGCCCCCGAGCTTGACACCGTCGGAATGGTGACATCTGCAATCTGGAGCGATTACGACAACGATGGCGATCCCGATATCCTGCTTGTTGGTGAGTGGATGACCCCTCGCGTCTTCCGCAACGATAAAGGGAAATTCAAAGATGCCACCGCCAACTCCGGATTGGAACATGAGAAAGGTTGGTGGAACAGCATCATTTCTGGGGATTTCGACAACGATGGCGACATGGATTACATTGCCGGAAATTTGGGGCTGAACACCTCCTTGCGGATGAAGGCCTCAAAAGAACATCCAATCCGGCTTTATGCCAACGATTTCGATGACAACGGCAGCCTTGATTTAATCACCAGCTATTATTACCGGGGGATTGAATATCCAACCCGTGGCCGCCAAACAATGGCATCGCAAATGCCGCCATTTATTCGCCGGAAATTCCCAACGTACGCGGCGTATGCGGCGGCATCAATCCAAGAAATTTTCGACAAGAAAAAATTGGATGCAGCGATCCGTCTGGAGGCAACGAACATGGCAAGCTCCTACATTGAAAACATAGGAAACGGGCAGTTCAAAATTTCTCAACTCCCCATCGAGGCGCAAGTGTCGCCAACATTTGGAATGATAATCCAAGATTTTAACGCCGATGGCAACCTTGACCTGGCATTGGTCGGGAATTTTTACGCTCCCAGCCAAGACGTTGTGCGCTATGATGCCGGAAGCGGCTTGGTACTGCAAGGGGATGGCAAGGGAAACTTTACCCCGCTTACTCCAACCCAAAGCGGGTTGTTTGCAAATGATGATGCCCGCGGGATCACTGCATTGCAGCAATCGGGGACCAACTCCCTGGCAATGATTGTGGTGAACAACAACGCTCCGTCGCAGATATTCCAACGCCAATTCAGCAGCGCCGATGGCAAGCTGATGGGTTTTGAGGATGTTGCCAAATACACCCATCTAATTCTAAAATTAGAAGACGGTCGGCAGCGGCGGTATGAGTGTTCGTATGGCTCCGGCTATCTTTCGCAATGCTCTGGGGCGATTTTAATCACGCCGCAAACGCAATCGGTGACGCTGTTCAAAGGGACGAAGCAGATAAAACAGATCAACTTTTAAGTGCATCCATACACAGATCATAAAAGGGAAAACCATGAACCACGAGAACAAAAAAAGCAAAAGGCTTTACGCCTTGCTGGCAGCAATGCTTATTGGATGCGGAATTCTTCCATCCGCCACGGCAAAAGATGCTAACGCGGAAGGGAGCCGTTATATCCACCAGATTAACCGCCAAATTATCGAGACGATCATCAACGATGCGTTTTCGCCACCGGCGGCAAGCCGAATTTTTGCGTATGCAAACCTTGCAGCCTACCAGGCTTCCTGCTCCGGCTTCCAAGGATTTAAAACGTTAGATGGCCAATTGAACATTATCTCTGGGATGCCAACTGCCGATCCGGCATTGGAGTACGATTGGCGCGTCAGTAGCGTTACGGCATTATGCGGAGTAGCCTCCAAATTGGTGTATTATTACCAGAGCATTGATTCTGTTGAAGCACTCATATTGGATGAGCTGAAAGCCACCACTTCCCCCGAAGTCTTTGAACGCTCGAAGGCATTTGGGCAGCAAGTTATTGCGGCCCTGATGAAGTATGCCAAAACGGATGGATGGGGTAAAATTCAAGCAAGCCCTGAGTATAATTTTCCGCGAGGAATACCAGGCATTTGGGAACCGACTCCACCAAAATTTATGGAACCATCCGGCCCATTTATCGGCACTGTTCGTCCAATGTCTATGGGATCGGCTAGCGAATTTGATCCCGGGGCACCGATAGAATTCAGCACGGATCCGAACAGTAGATTCTACAAACAAGCGCAGGAGGTCTATCAGATTTCCCAGAACATGACCGACGAGCAGCGGGAAATCGCGCTATTCTGGAACGACACGCCTGGTTCAACAGATTTCCTTGGGCATTTTACCCCCACAAAACGGCAAATCAATCCAACCAGCCATTGGATTAACATCACCAGAATTGTGTGCGAGCAGCGCAATTTGGGCTTGATGGAAACCATTGAAGCATACGGGCTTGTTTCAATATCCTTGTTTGATGGCTTCCTTTCCTGCTGGAATGCGAAATACAAATACAACACCATCCGCCCTGTCAGCTATATCAACCGCTATTTTCTTGGCGACTCCACCACTCAAGCATCGTGGAAGCCATTAATTGAGACTCCATCATTCCCGGAGTATCCAAGCGGCCACAGCACTGTTAGCGCAGCTGCCGCAGTAGTGCTTACCAAACTGCTTGGCCCAATGAAATTTACCGACGATACAGAAGTGCCATTTGGTTACCCTGCACGCACCTTCAATAATTTTATGGATGCGGCGCAAGAAGCCTCCATAAGCCGCGTGTATGGCGGTATCCATTTCCGCGAGGGTTGCGACTCGGGCAACCGATTCGGGCAAATGATTGGCAACAACGTCGTAAAAAAATTGATCACGCGGGCAAGCTAATTCCGCGTAATTAAAAAAAAGAAGCGTGGTTGGGAGCAATTCCAACCACGCTTCTTTGCTATGGATGCCGCATTATTACTCCGCTCCAACTTCCTTCAGAACACCTAATTCGCGACCAACTTTTGTAAACGCTGCAATTGCGGTGTCCAAATGGTGGCGATTGTGCGCGGCAGAAATTTGAACACGGATGCGCGCCTGGCCCTTCGGGACAACTGGATAGAAAAACCCGATCACGTAAATCCCTTCCTCCAATAATCTGGACGCGAATTGCTGCGCCAGCGGGGCATCATACAGCATGATCGGCGTTATTGGATGCTCGCCAGGAATAATATCGAACCCGGTTTCCGCCATTTTTGCGCGGAAGTATTTTGTGTTTTCCTCCAACGTATCGCGCAGTTCGGTAGTTTGGCTTAGCATATCAATAACCGCAATTCCTGCCCCAACAACACTTGGCGGCAAGGTGTTGCTGAACAGATATGGGCGCGAACGTTGGCGAAGCATTTCGATAATTTCCTTCCGCCCTGTGGTGTATCCGCCAATCGCCCCACCCAACGCTTTTCCTAACGTTCCGGTGATAATATCCACCCGCCCGATTGCGTTGCAGTACTCCGTTGCGCCCCGCCCTTTTGCCCCCATAAATCCTGCGGCGTGGCATTCGTCCACCATTACCAGCGCACCGTAGCGGTCGGCCAGATCACAGACTTTATCAATTGGGGCAATAATTCCATCCATCGAAAAAACACCGTCGGTGACGATTATTTTTTGCACGCAGCCGTCGGCATCGGCTTTCTGGAGTTGCGCCTCAAGGTCCGCCATGTCGGCATTGGCGTAGCGGTAGCGTTTTGCCTTGCACAACCGAACTCCATCAATAATGGATGCGTGATTTAGGGAGTCGGAAATAATCGCGTCGTTCTCGCCAAACAACGGCTCGAACACCCCGCCGTTGGCATCGAAGCAAGCGGCATACAGGATGGTGTCCTCGGTTCCATGAAACTCCGCCAGCTTCCGTTCAAGCTCCTTGTGGATGTCCTGCGTGCCGCAAATAAACCGGACGGAGCTCATCCCAAACCCGTGCGAATCAAGCGCGTTGTGGGCCGCTTGGATTACCGTTGGATGGGAGCTTAGCCCCAAATAATTATTTGCGCAAAAATTCAGCACCGATCCTTCGCGCCCCTCAACGCTGATTTCCACCCCTTGCGGCGAAGTAATCACCCGCTCGTTTTTGAACAAGCCTGCTTCGCGGATATTTTGAAGCTCTTGCTGAAGTGCCGGGCGTAGTTTGTCGAACATGATGTTGATATGGTTAGTTGGTTATGGTTGCTGTTTTTTTTAAGAAGCCAAGCTGTTGCCGAATGCCTTCCGCCGATCAATCATAAATTCACCTGAAACCCCAATGAAACGATTGCTTCCAGCGTGAAAAAGCTGTGCGAAGCGCGGCCTTCGCCTACGGTTAGAACGTCGCTGTAATCGGCGTAGGCTCCTTTCAGGCTTGCTTCCAAAAATCCATATTTCAGAAAATCGTACCGAAGCCCAAGGTCCAGGCCAACCACGTAACCGGCAATGTGGTAGCGGTTGTCGGTTTCCACGTTGAAGATAGCCACGTCCGATTTTGGGATCACGATCCCCGCCCCAACTTTCCCCAGCAGCCCCAACCAGTGGAGCCGGTTGCTCGATTTCAGCAGGTTCTGCCGCTTCAGGAAATTCACCATCCAGAAATTCGCGCCGTTGGTATGCTCGAACCGCAGGAACTGGTTGCTGAGAACCGTATCGGTGCTGACCCTTCTGCCACGAATCTCCCCCTCGATTCGGGCGGTTTGGTTTTGGGTCATCACATATTTCACATGGTCGAAGCAGATCTCGATGCCAAGATCGTTGGGATCATTGAAAAAATAGGCAAGCCGATACACGTACTGCGGCACGGAGAGATTGGAGAGGTTGGTCCCAACGATTTCCAGCCCTGGGCGGTCGTGCGCCTCAAGATTGTAAAGGGTGAAATCGTACTGGTCGGTTGTGTGGTCGCTGAAATGGATGGTGCTTCGGCTGAACCACGATTTGTTGTAGCCCCAAGCAAAACTTAGCGTCCCCCTCCCCTGCTCATTCTGCGAAGGGCAATCGCACAGTGTTGGAAGAACGGTGTCGGCCACGGAACGATCTTCGGTTGAGTCCTGAGTTGAATGTTGTGGGCGATCTTGACGGCTTTGAGCAAGAACCAGAACCGGAAACAGGAGCAGCACCAACAGGAAAAACCGCCCAATCAGTTGTTGAAAACGCATGGAGTAAGATGTAGAGTTTGGCGGCCCGTTGCGCACCGTGCGCAAAGTTAGCATTCGTTCCAGATTGCCAACGCCGCCACCAAAACCTTGTTTCGGTTTAAAGCCACGATGTAGATTGGCCGGCATGAACCAACTGGACGTAACAACCGCCCATTTTACGCTGCCAATGAGCGATGGCGAGCGGATCCACTGCACCGCCCGATTTCCCACCGAGCCGGTCCGCCCGCTTCCAGTGCTGCTTTTTTTTCATGGATTCAAGGGCTTTAAGGATTGGGGCGGATTTCCCTACGCCTGCCAGCGGCTTGCCGATGCCGACTTCTACGTTGTGAGCATCAATTTCACGCATAACGGTGTTGAAGGGAACGGGACGGAGTTCACGCGGCTGGATCGGTTTGCCAGCAACACCCACTCCCGCGAAGTCCGCGAAGCTGCCGAGGTGATTGATGCCGTTGCCGGGGGCGCAGTCCTGCCGGAATCGCACCTTCTTCTTCCTGGGCAGCTTGGGGTTATTGGCCACTCGCGCGGGGGGGGAACCGCGATTATCGCCGCTGCCGAACGGCCTTCGGTTGCTGCGGTTGCCGTCTGGGGGCCGGTAAGCACGTTCGACCGCTACACCCAGCAGCAGAAGCAACGCTGGAAGGATGCTGGTTTCATCGAGCTTCCCAATGCACGCACCGGGCAGACGATGCGGATAAACGCCGCATTCATGGATGACCTTGCCGAGCATGGCAACCGCCTGGATATTTGCGCCGCCGCAGCCCGGCTTCAACGCCCGTTGCTGGTGGTGCATGGGAACCAGGATCTTTCCGTTTCCCCCGACAATGGAGCGCGGATTGCCGCTGCGGCTTCGCCCGACCTTACCACGTATCTGCCGATACCGAACACCGGGCACACGTTTGGAACGGTCCACCCGTTTGCCGGAACCACGCTGGCGTTCGAGCAAGTGATTGATGCAACGGAAGGGTTTTTCCTTGAGCATCTTGTTCACTAAGCCCCTTTCCATTCTCCGCTGGCTGATTATTTTGGCCATTGCTCCATTCGGCTTGCGAAGGCTTTTTGGCCATCCCCTGCCTTGACAACTCCATATCCAACACAACTGCACACGATAACCGTTGCTACCAACCCCCTTTACCATGATGATGAACCGGACGCTGCCGATACGTGGCCTATCGTTGTTGCTGGCCTGCGTTGTTTCCCTTTCCGTTTTTCCCGCCGCACCTCCACTTGCCTCGCAAAGCCTTCCCCCCTATGTGATGCGGGCGATTGACACCTCGCTCTCGGCAATCTTGATGACCCGCGACGACATGAAGCTCCGCTGGGACCGCGTCCCCGACGACCGCCACCGGCTCAGCTTGGTGAAACGGATGTTCGAGCAACCCCTGATCTGCTTTGCGCTAGCCGATACGCTGGGGAACGTTGCCGAAAAAGGGCTGGAAGAGCCCGCACTTCTTTTCAAGCAATTCGCAGCAATGCTTGATTTGAAAGATGACCTGTTCAGCAACCCCCGGCTATCGGTAACGGACCGGGAGCTCCGTTCCTTCGCAAAAGTTGATCTGGATTCCGTTGACTTTGCCCCCGCCTTCATCCTTCGCCGATTCCTGACGCTGACCCTGGCGGCCGACGTGCAGATGTACAACGCCCGCACCGCACTGATAGAGGAGCGGCTGCAAGGATTGGTCAGCTACTGCGACTCGCTGGTGCTGCAATCCGAAGGGGGCGGGGAAGCAACGCCGGTGGAGATGCGGATGGCCGAACGCTACGGGCTGGCGCGGGCAAAACGGTTTTTCAACACCGACGCTGCCGACATTGATTACGCGCAGTTCATCAGCCCCGGCGCAAACTTGTTTATCAGCGGGTTGGAGTTTGCGCGGAACATCGCGCCCGAGGTTGAGAAGCTGAAGGATTCCGTGAAAACCCGAATCTGGAACACACGGCTTGGAAGGGTGGCGATTGGCGGCCCAGGCGATGATGTTTACACCGGAAACTTCTACTGCATCATTGATGTTGGCGGGAACGACGTGTATAAACCAAGCCCGCGCACAAAGGAGAAAGCCGCCGACCGTGGCGTTTCGCTGGTGGTGGATTTTAGCGGGAACGACAGCTACATCGGCGGAGATTTTGACTTTGGCGGAACCTTGTTCGGGGCATCGGTGCTGATAGATATGAAAGGGGACGACAGCTACTCCGCAGGGAACTTTGCGCTTGGAGCCGGATACTTCGGCACGGGGGTTTTATACGATGCCGAAGGAAGCGACCGCTACGTTGGCGGAACAGCGGTGGAAGGCGCGGGGCTGTTCGGGATTGGCTTGCTGATTGACCAGGCCGGCAACGATGTCTATCAGGCTCACCTCTGCTCGCAAGGGTTTGGCTACACCCGTGGCGTTGGCGGAATTATTGACCGCGCCGGAAACGACAGCTACATCGCCAACAGCCCCTACACCGATTTCCTTCGCTACGACGACCACTACGAAACCTTCTGCCAGGGAGCCGCGCTTGGAAGCCGCCCGGTGGCTTCGGCCGGCTACGGATTCATTACTGATCTTGCCGGAAGCGACAACTATACCGCCGACATTTTTGGGCAAGGGACCGCCTACTGGTTCGGCTACGGCGCAATCGTTGACCGCAAAGGGAACGACCGCTACAACGCCTTCCAATACTCGCAAGGGGCCGGCGTGCACTTTGCCCATGGCGTGGTGCTGGACAACGCCGGCGACGACAACTACGTCTCGCACGGGGTCTCGCAAGGGTGCGGCCACGACGTTGGCTTTGGCGGGTTGTACGACGTGAAAGGGGATGACAACTATGTGGTGGAATCCCTTTCGCAAGGGGGCGGGAACGCCAACGCTATCTCGCTGTTCATTGACGGCGCGGGGGAAGATGGCTACATCGCCCGCCGCGACAACACCATGGGCTACAGCGATTTGCGGAACTGGTTCGGCATGATCGGCATCTTCCTGGACCTTGATGGCCACGACTTCTTCGGCAGCGCGAAAGGGAAGAACGACACCCTTTGGACCGGCAGCTTCTACGGTGCAGGGCTTGACGGAAATTTCAAACCGAAGGAGAGCGAGCCAGGCGCGCCGGTTGAGGAGAAAAAGCCGGAGAAGACCAAAGAGGAGATCGAAAAAGAATTGTCCGATGATCTTCCCACGCTCTTCATCCAGGCCTCCACCGCGCCGCAGAAATACCAATACATGGTTGGCCCCGCCCGCCAGAAAATCATTGACCGCGCCGACTCATCCATCCCCTTCCTGATGGAGATGCTCAACACCGAACTCCCCCGCGAGGCACTGGCCCTGCGCGACTACATCCTCCCGAAAATCGGGCGCAGACTTACGCCGCAGTTGATTGATACGCTCCGGTTTGGCTCGCCATCGCGCCAGGGGTTGGCGATGTACGTGTTGGGTGAGATGAAGGACAGCACCGCAGCAATCGCGCTTGGGCGGAAGCTGGTGGACTCCACCAACTGGCGGATACGCGCCACCGCCGCCGAAGCCTTGCTAAAAATGAAAGCCGACACCGCACGCCCCTACTTGATCCGTGCGCTGGGCGACACCGTCGAAATCGTTCGCGGGCGCGCGGCGCGGGCATTGGTGAACATTGCCGACAGCACCGAGCTACAAACCCTGATCCTTCCGCTAACGAACGACCCCAGCCAGATTGTCCGCTACCAAATTCAAATTGGGCTGGGGATGCGAGCAATTGATAGCATTGCCCCCTTCCTTGCCGATGCCTTGCTGCGCCAACGCCACGGATACACCCACGACCTGCTTAGCCCCCTTGCCGCAAAAATCACCCTGCCGGTGCAACGCAAACGCCTTGTTGACGGCTTGCTTGCCGACCCCAACGCCACCTACCGCGTTGAAGGCGCGCGCCTTGCTATCGGCTGGAAAGACTTGGAGCTTCTGGAACGGGTGACAAAGCTGAAGAAGGAGGAGAAAAATTCGGCGGTGTTGTTCGAGATTTACCGGGCGATTGACCTGCAAAAAACCTTGAAAGAGGAAGCGAAAAAAGAAGCAAAGGAGGAGAAGAAGCACAAGGGAAAGGAGAGCACGGTTGAAGCCACAACCGACGCAGCCACCGACACCGCGACCTCCACAAGCGAGGGGAAGAAAAAAACGGGAAAGAAATCGAAGTCCAAAAAGAAGAAGTGAGGGAATCAACGGCCTATCGGAAAAAGGTGGGGGGGGAGAGATAGAGGAGAATCCTTTCTCTCTCTCCCCCCACTTTCTTGCCAAGCCACAATGGAAGGAATCTACTTCACCACCATCACCCCGCCCGATCCTACCTCCATTCCTGCTCCATCTATCACTCGAACACGGTAGCTTCCGCTTGATAAGCCCTCCGTGCGGACACCCACCAATCGCTCCCCAACGATCCCTGCACCAACCTCACGGCGCAGCACCACGCGACCAAACAGATCCACCACCTCTATCCTATCCTCACCCCTCCCCGATGATACATACTCCACCACAAACTCATCCCGTGAAGGGTTCGGCCAGATACCTACGCCACGCACTCCCTTCGCTTCTGCTTCAGCACCCGTTGCCACTGTGCTGAACTGAACCATCGGCCTCTGCAAGCCGCTGTAGCTGTCGTTCAGCAGGGTGCTCCCCAGCGTCTTCCGCTTCTCCATCCCAGTTAGAAGCAGCGTGTAGGTGGAATCGTACGGCAATATCCCCGGCTCTCGAACAACACCTTCCCTCCTCCGGCTTGCAAGCACCGCACCGTTACCGGGCCACCCGATACCTCGATATACTCGCTATGCCCCTTGAACCCTACTCCTTGAACCGTTCGTTCCTCCCCATCGCTGAATTTCATGGACAGGTCCACACTCCCTACATCGGGAATTGTGTGGAATAACCGAAACCGAACCTTCCCGGGTGCAGGGCGGTTGTTCCAGTTGGTTGGTAGGATTACTGTGCTGACATTGCTATCCATCCCGGTGCCCACTAAAAACAACGTGTAGAGTGTGTCGGTACGAACATTGACCGTGTCGTACAGCAGTTGGAATTGCTCGGGGGGACCATCAAGTCCAACGTACGTCTGGGTGATTGTGGGGCCTAATAAATCATCTATAACTCCTGTTGCTCCAAGAAATTGAGCACCCTGATTCCAGTATGCAATAAGAGAACGAATGAATCGGCGACCACTCGCATCTCCTGTAAATTCATCTGGCACACAATCCACATACCGCATACCACCATCCCCTTGATTCGCATACCGTTGCTTCTCCACCGGGCGTTGCTCCAACGTATCGCTATCATGCACCATATAGAACCCAAGCGTGTTCTCCGCTACTGTTCCAACAATTACCATCGTCAGCACTTGCGGTCCAATGTACTGGCCCGTGAAATAAATATTCGTCGGTTGATTATCTATCAATAGCGTTGACGTTATTCGCGTCTCCTGCTGTAAAAAATACGCTAATTCTCCATTAATTCCCCGACGCGCAAACCACAGTTGTGACGCAAACACATTTTTCTCGTTAGGATCACGACCCATTAATCGAACCTCGCCTAATTTCGGCGAAGCGTGAAATACCCCAATAATTAAATTATTAAACTCCTTATACACTGGCGTTAATGTCCGGCCAAATGTTATCCCCCGCAACGTATCCCCCGGTGTTCGCACCGCATAGAGGGTAAAGGCCGAATCCGATGTCACCATCACCTCTTCGGTAAAGATCGCTTCACTTTTCGGTGCACCCGATGCTACGGCAATGACCCTATGACTTCCAACGGAAATTGGCACTGACGCTGATGCGTCGGCAAATCTCAGTCCGCTTGCAAACGGTGTTGCTTCGTCGTCAACATAAAAATCTAATTTCTCCGCAGGGGCGTTCTCCATGAAGTTCGCCACTCGTAACCGAGGTATTATTGCTTGGCTGTATGCGTTCTGGTCGGCCATTACTATGGCAACAAGCATCATCGCGATGGTGTATAGGACTTTCATCTACTGGCTCCTGCTAAGGTTTATGGTGAATATGGCGTACTCTCCCCCCCCCCTCACCATACCCTTGTGATGGTATCATCACAAGGGTATGGCAGGAGAAGCGATGATCTATTAGCGTAAATCAAACTCCGTGGCTGGTAATGGCTGTGCACCCATTGATGGTTGCGATCCGCCATCACCGTTAATTTTCAACACTCCGGTTCCATCGCCTTTCATTTTCGTAACCGCAATATCCTTCCCAGCAATTGCCGTGCGGCGGTATCCTCACCAGGCTTCTCATCTACTTCACCACCATCACCCCACCCG encodes:
- the kbl gene encoding glycine C-acetyltransferase — translated: MFDKLRPALQQELQNIREAGLFKNERVITSPQGVEISVEGREGSVLNFCANNYLGLSSHPTVIQAAHNALDSHGFGMSSVRFICGTQDIHKELERKLAEFHGTEDTILYAACFDANGGVFEPLFGENDAIISDSLNHASIIDGVRLCKAKRYRYANADMADLEAQLQKADADGCVQKIIVTDGVFSMDGIIAPIDKVCDLADRYGALVMVDECHAAGFMGAKGRGATEYCNAIGRVDIITGTLGKALGGAIGGYTTGRKEIIEMLRQRSRPYLFSNTLPPSVVGAGIAVIDMLSQTTELRDTLEENTKYFRAKMAETGFDIIPGEHPITPIMLYDAPLAQQFASRLLEEGIYVIGFFYPVVPKGQARIRVQISAAHNRHHLDTAIAAFTKVGRELGVLKEVGAE
- a CDS encoding prolyl oligopeptidase family serine peptidase; translated protein: MNQLDVTTAHFTLPMSDGERIHCTARFPTEPVRPLPVLLFFHGFKGFKDWGGFPYACQRLADADFYVVSINFTHNGVEGNGTEFTRLDRFASNTHSREVREAAEVIDAVAGGAVLPESHLLLPGQLGVIGHSRGGGTAIIAAAERPSVAAVAVWGPVSTFDRYTQQQKQRWKDAGFIELPNARTGQTMRINAAFMDDLAEHGNRLDICAAAARLQRPLLVVHGNQDLSVSPDNGARIAAAASPDLTTYLPIPNTGHTFGTVHPFAGTTLAFEQVIDATEGFFLEHLVH
- a CDS encoding VCBS repeat-containing protein; amino-acid sequence: MLINHSSSPDDVSRRLHRTARFPLPAVLVAAIVALLLPSASWGQQSQLYELLSPTQTGVDFANRINETKEFNIQEFIYAYNGGGVGVGDINNDGLPDLFFTAMQLQNKLYINKGKFKFEDITHQAGLVENDGISFGVSMVDINADGWMDIYVCRQDGPNRLYINNGNLTFTERAKDFGLAYSPSSTHSAFFDYDRDGDLDVYILVNGDARGENYTRKGLTDRLFRNNGNNTFTDVSTEAGINDRGYGLGVSVGDLNDDQWPDLFITNDFEERDIIYLNNQNGTFTNSTKSVTKHTTEFGMGNDIADFDNDGHLDIVAVDMLPEDHKRLHGHMGSQSVYSPLFDSTQLMRNILLHNRGNGTFADIAFLSGIAETDWSWACLLEDLDNDGFKDLYVANGYKRDVSNLDVINNFSRTMMDKVSAVKLVPTTRLQNYVFRNNGNLTFSKITDQWGFSQVINTNGAAFADLDRDGDLDLVLNNLDSVAYIYRSNAVENHVGNYLRIKLNGKTPNAEGIGARIDLWANGGHQVREAYRTRGYLSSVEPIPNFGIGKATTVDSVRVIWSDGTEQMLRNVAANQVLALNQSEASKSTPQAKPQMPALFTEITAENGLHFNHRENIKWDDFERERLLPNRLSRNGPGIAVGDINGDSREDVFVGGGKFQPGKIFIQLDEGKFQPLQQPSIAADSMSEDMGALFFDADGDNDLDLYVVSGGNEYQAESPELQDRLYFNDGKGNFKKNTDALPRMLTSSSSVIAADYDGDNDLDLFVAGRCIPGQYPLNPRSYLLNNTKGKFSDVTAKIAPELDTVGMVTSAIWSDYDNDGDPDILLVGEWMTPRVFRNDKGKFKDATANSGLEHEKGWWNSIISGDFDNDGDMDYIAGNLGLNTSLRMKASKEHPIRLYANDFDDNGSLDLITSYYYRGIEYPTRGRQTMASQMPPFIRRKFPTYAAYAAASIQEIFDKKKLDAAIRLEATNMASSYIENIGNGQFKISQLPIEAQVSPTFGMIIQDFNADGNLDLALVGNFYAPSQDVVRYDAGSGLVLQGDGKGNFTPLTPTQSGLFANDDARGITALQQSGTNSLAMIVVNNNAPSQIFQRQFSSADGKLMGFEDVAKYTHLILKLEDGRQRRYECSYGSGYLSQCSGAILITPQTQSVTLFKGTKQIKQINF
- a CDS encoding vanadium-dependent haloperoxidase; protein product: MNHENKKSKRLYALLAAMLIGCGILPSATAKDANAEGSRYIHQINRQIIETIINDAFSPPAASRIFAYANLAAYQASCSGFQGFKTLDGQLNIISGMPTADPALEYDWRVSSVTALCGVASKLVYYYQSIDSVEALILDELKATTSPEVFERSKAFGQQVIAALMKYAKTDGWGKIQASPEYNFPRGIPGIWEPTPPKFMEPSGPFIGTVRPMSMGSASEFDPGAPIEFSTDPNSRFYKQAQEVYQISQNMTDEQREIALFWNDTPGSTDFLGHFTPTKRQINPTSHWINITRIVCEQRNLGLMETIEAYGLVSISLFDGFLSCWNAKYKYNTIRPVSYINRYFLGDSTTQASWKPLIETPSFPEYPSGHSTVSAAAAVVLTKLLGPMKFTDDTEVPFGYPARTFNNFMDAAQEASISRVYGGIHFREGCDSGNRFGQMIGNNVVKKLITRAS